In Pseudobdellovibrio exovorus JSS, the genomic stretch TCTTGGGTGTTATCTCGCAAATAAAATATCCCATTGGCTAAAATTTCAAAGCAATCTACTGCCCTTGATGTGAAAAAAATTCCTTCGCCTGAGTGTCGGCTCTTGTCAGTTGTTAGTTTCCCTTTTGAAAGTTGCAACACACTTTCTCGTTCGTCATCTAAACCAAATGCATCTTTAATTTTTTTAAAAATTCCCACTCCGTTATCTGAAATTGAAAAGATAAGTTTATTCCCTTTTTTTTCTGACGCGATAATAACTCGCGAGCCCTCTGAGTGATCTTTTGCGTTATTCACCATCTCGGTAAAGCTGTAATAGCAGATCTCCTCAATATTCGGCTTCAATTTAGTCGCAATAGAGCTGAACTCTTTCTGCCAGATATCGGACTCAGACAAGTCTTCTGTTATTTTAAAAGATATGACTTTATTAAAGGATTCTTTTAAAAAATACTGGCTGGTATTTGTAACACCAATTTTTTCAATTTTATCAGCTTTGATCAAAGTA encodes the following:
- a CDS encoding STAS-like domain-containing protein, which produces MAEFGVTRTTVHRHLNTLIKADKIEKIGVTNTSQYFLKESFNKVISFKITEDLSESDIWQKEFSSIATKLKPNIEEICYYSFTEMVNNAKDHSEGSRVIIASEKKGNKLIFSISDNGVGIFKKIKDAFGLDDERESVLQLSKGKLTTDKSRHSGEGIFFTSRAVDCFEILANGIFYLRDNTQEDWFVQEKKNTSNYSTVVQFEIDTTSDRRLRNVFEKYQNPETMAFDRTHILVSLSLSNEDHFVSRSQAKRIMLGLEKFNHIILDFKGIKTVGQAFVDEVFRVFKERFPHIEIDVTNTNEDIDFMIKRGIETAKLNNESRNDNK